A window of the Brassica oleracea var. oleracea cultivar TO1000 chromosome C1, BOL, whole genome shotgun sequence genome harbors these coding sequences:
- the LOC106323880 gene encoding F-box/kelch-repeat protein SKIP30-like translates to MSGSLLQGIPEAVALRCLAYVPLHHHPNLELVSRSWRAAIRSRELFRVRNELKSSENLLCVCSFDPENTWQVYSPTCDRWLTLPLLPSPIRHLAHFGAVTTSGKLFVLGGGSDAVDPLTGDHDGTFATDEVWCYDFVERKWDQRASMLVPRSMFACCVLDGKIVVAGGFTTCRKSVSGAEMYDLESDAWSTIPHLNRTHNSPCSGLVIRGRVHVLHKGLTTVQVLESVKLGWEVKEYGWPQGSMAVVEGVVYVLSHGVVYKQEEDETSWKMVASASEFKLRIGMAMTSLSGEVLLVGGVIGPDRHWDIKPLSDVDVLTVGCDRPVWRKVAPMTKCCGTVLGCTQLII, encoded by the coding sequence ATGTCTGGCTCGCTGCTCCAAGGAATCCCAGAAGCAGTCGCTCTCCGATGCCTCGCTTACGTCCCCTTACACCACCACCCCAACCTAGAACTCGTCTCCCGCTCCTGGCGCGCGGCGATACGCAGCCGCGAGCTCTTCCGCGTCCGCAACGAACTCAAATCGTCGGAGAATCTCCTCTGCGTTTGTTCCTTCGACCCCGAGAACACGTGGCAAGTCTACAGTCCCACCTGCGATCGCTGGCTCACTCTCCCTCTCCTCCCGTCCCCGATCCGCCACCTCGCTCACTTCGGAGCCGTTACAACCTCCGGAAAACTCTTCGTCCTAGGCGGAGGCAGCGACGCCGTGGATCCCTTAACCGGCGACCACGACGGCACCTTCGCGACCGACGAGGTCTGGTGCTACGACTTCGTTGAGAGGAAATGGGATCAGCGAGCGTCGATGCTTGTGCCTCGGTCTATGTTCGCTTGCTGCGTTCTCGACGGGAAGATCGTCGTCGCTGGAGGATTCACGACTTGCCGGAAGTCGGTTTCTGGTGCGGAGATGTATGATCTGGAGAGTGATGCGTGGAGTACCATCCCTCATCTTAACCGGACTCATAACTCTCCTTGTTCGGGTTTGGTGATCAGAGGGAGAGTTCACGTTTTACACAAAGGGTTAACGACGGTGCAGGTTCTCGAGAGCGTTAAGTTGGGGTGGGAGGTGAAGGAGTACGGTTGGCCTCAGGGTTCGATGGCTGTTGTTGAGGGTGTTGTATATGTGTTGAGTCATGGAGTGGTGTATAAGCAAGAAGAGGATGAGACGTCGTGGAAGATGGTTGCCTCGGCGTCGGAGTTTAAGTTGAGGATTGGGATGGCGATGACGAGTTTGAGTGGTGAGGTTTTGCTAGTTGGAGGAGTGATTGGACCTGATAGGCATTGGGATATTAAGCCCTTGTCGGATGTTGATGTTTTGACTGTGGGGTGTGATCGTCCCGTGTGGAGGAAGGTGGCTCCGATGACTAAGTGTTGTGGAACGGTTCTTGGTTGTACGCAGTTGATAATCTGA
- the LOC106315266 gene encoding ABSCISIC ACID-INSENSITIVE 5-like protein 7: MGTHINFNNLGGEGMKPTDNAYPLARQSSLYSLTFDELQSTLLGGPGKDLGSMNMDELLKSIWTAEEAQAMTMNPSSAATAVAQPGGGIPLQRQGSLTLPRTISQKTVDEVWKCLFTKDGNMVGSSGGGGGGESNAPLRQQTLGEITLEEFLLRAGVVREDNSNNGFYSNNGAPGGLGFGFCQPNQNNISFNGTNDSMILKQPPHQQFQQQPSQPQLQPRQQLNQPPHPPPQQHPHQRLPQTIFPKQANVAFAGAGNNASNNNNNGLGNFGGGGVTVAATSPGTSSAENNSLSPVPYVLNRGRRSNTGLEKVIERRQRRMIKNRESAARSRARKQAYTLELEAEIEKLKKVNQELQKKQAEMMEMQKNEESSKQPWGSKRQCLRRTLTGPW; this comes from the exons ATGGGAACTCACATCAATTTCAACAACTTAGGAGGTGAAGGAATGAAGCCAACAGATAACGCTTATCCCTTGGCGAGACAGTCCTCGCTTTACTCACTAACCTTTGATGAGCTTCAGAGCACACTACTTGGTGGACCAGGAAAAGATTTGGGGTCGATGAACATGGATGAACTCCTGAAGAGCATATGGACTGCTGAGGAAGCTCAGGCCATGACCATGAATCCATCATCTGCTGCTACAGCTGTAGCGCAACCCGGTGGTGGTATCCCTCTCCAGAGGCAAGGCTCGCTGACGTTGCCTAGAACGATTAGTCAGAAGACTGTTGATGAGGTCTGGAAATGTTTGTTCACCAAGGACGGTAACATGGTAGGTAGCAGTGGAGGAGGAGGCGGTGGTGAGTCCAATGCGCCTCTGAGGCAACAGACTCTAGGGGAAATAACGCTTGAGGAGTTTCTGCTCCGCGCTGGAGTTGTCAGAGAAGATAACAGCAACAATGGGTTTTATAGTAACAACGGAGCTCCTGGAGGATTAGGCTTTGGGTTTTGTCAGCCAAATCAAAACAACATTTCATTCAATGGTACTAATGATTCCATGATCTTGAAGCAGCCACCACACCAGCAGTTTCAACAACAGCCATCACAACCGCAGTTGCAGCCAAGACAGCAGCTGAATCAGCCGCCACATCCTCCTCCGCAGCAGCATCCTCACCAGCGGCTGCCTCAAACCATTTTTCCTAAACAAGCAAACGTGGCATTTGCTGGGGCTGGGAATAATGCAAGCAACAATAATAACAATGGATTGGGTAATTTTGGAGGAGGCGGGGTGACTGTTGCAGCAACCTCTCCAGGGACAAGTAGCGCAGAGAATAATTCTCTGTCACCGGTTCCTTATGTGCTTAACCGAGGAAGAAGAAGTAATACTGGTCTAGAGAAGGTTATTGAGAGGAGGCAAAGGAGAATGATCAAGAACCGAGAATCAGCTGCTAGATCAAGAGCTAGGAAGCAG GCTTATACCTTGGAACTGGAAGCTGAGATTGAAAAGCTCAAGAAAGTGAACCAAGAATTGCAGAAGAAACAG GCTGAGATGATGGAAATGCAGAAGAATGAG GAATCTTCGAAGCAACCGTGGGGAAGCAAAAGGCAATGCTTGAGAAGGACACTAACCGGTCCATGGTAA
- the LOC106323887 gene encoding LAG1 longevity assurance homolog 2-like — protein sequence MESVHSSSGDDASVRRSLEPSIGAWHFQIAIYFAFGFFFLRLFLDTFVFQRIAVWLLSTTSSAPIKLNDAATRAKIVKCKESLWKFLYYGACDIFVLKVLFHEPWAYDVKLYFHAWPHQELKLPFKLYYMCQCGFYVYGVAALLAWESRRKDFAVMMSHHVITIILIAYSYLTRFFRIGAIILALHDASDVFMESAKIFKYSEKEFGASVCFAIFALSWLLLRLIYFPFWIIRATSIELLDHLDMTVAEDTIMYYSFNTMLLMLLVFHIYWWYLICAMIVRLLKNRGKVGEDIRSDSEDDE from the exons ATGGAATCGGTACATTCTAGCAGCGGAGACGATGCCAGCGTAAGAAGGAGTCTTGAACCGTCGATTGGTGCATGGCATTTCCAAATTGCTATCTATTTCGCCTTCGGATTCTTCTTTCTGAGGCTCTTCCTCGACACGTTCGTCTTTCAA AGGATAGCTGTATGGCTATTGAGCACCACTTCTTCTGCGCCAATTAAGCTCAATGATGCTGCTACTCGGGCTAAGATCGTTAAATGCAAGGAGTCTCTATGGAAGTTCTTGTACTATGGTGCCTGTGACATATTCGTTCTCAAAGTCCTTTTTCACGAGCCATGGGCCTACGATGTAAAACTCTACTTCCACGCCTGGCCTCATCAAGAATTGAA GCTTCCATTTAAGCTTTACTATATGTGCCAGTGCGGTTTCTATGTCTATGGTGTTGCTGCCTTGCTTGCTTGGGAGAGCAGAAGAAAAGATTTTGCTGTTATGATGTCTCACCATGTGATCACAATCATCCTCATCGCCTACTCATACTTAACTAG ATTTTTCCGAATAGGGGCAATCATACTCGCCCTTCATGATGCAAGTGACGTGTTTATGGAATCTGCTAAAATTTTCAAGTATTCTGAAAAGGAGTTTGGAGCAAGTGTGTGTTTTGCAATTTTTGCTCTCTCTTGGCTATTGCTACGGTTGATTTACTTTCCATTTTGGATCATCAGGGCCACCAG CATTGAACTCCTGGATCATTTGGATATGACAGTAGCTGAAGACACCATCATGTACTATTCCTTCAACACAATGTTGCTGATGCTTCTTGTTTTCCACATATATTGGTGGTATCTCATTTGCGCCATGATTGTAAGACTACTTAAAAACAGAGGAAAAGTTGGAGAAGACATAAGATCCG ATTCAGAGGATGATGAATAG